ATCTCAAACCGGCAATGTCCCTTGTCGAGCATGTGCTGCTGCACACCCTCAACCGTGCGTCGTCTCGTCCCGCAGAGAATGCACTCGTGATATCCAAAGATAACAAAGTGGAGATACCATATCAATGTGGCGGGCTCCACGACGAGGTTGTCCTGGAAAGGGATTGTGAGGCTGTGTGTCGTCTTCATGTGGGCTAGATTGTCGTCGATGTCCGAGGCTTGGTGAGAGCAAAAGATGCAGTTTTCGGGCACAAACTCGGGCATTTCGTCTTGGTTTACTTCACGGTCGCTCCCAGAGTCGCTTTCTGAAGACTTGTCGTTGGGTGATTGTGAGCGATGATTTGAACTCGGGGCTTGATAGGTGTCTGATGAAGGCAGAGTGTTGATGCCCAGATCGGCCACCTTTCGCCTCAAGTTCTCGATACTAATCCGCTTGTTAGAATTGGCGCTTCCAATGCGATACAAGTATACTAACTGCAACTCGCTCTTGGCATGTTGTCGTTGCTCCTGCACAGTCTCGAACGAGACCTGGCAGGTCGAGCACGATAATGTTGATGTAGTTGTTAGTGGCATGATTTCGAAGTAGGTAGTAGGTGAGTGAACTGTTGAGTGATTGATGCAAAACAAGTCTATTCAAAGGGACAATAGAAGGCTATTTATCGATGGACTATCATGCGGCCCATCATTCCAGCTGAAGAATGACTGAGTCAAAGGTGAGTGGGTTATTTCCTAAAGAGGCAATCGAAATCATGATCTTGGATGAGTCGAACTCGACATGGATGATTTGGGACGTTGATGCCTGAGGCATGAAGGCTCAGCCACCTGAATCATGTTTTGTGCATGATTATCCGCAATTTATGAATCTACACGCCCACAGCAACATGATTAACTCTGACAAGGCATTCACTTCTGGTAAAGAATCTGTCTGATCATCATGCACTCCAGAGTAACGTGACTCAGTATTACCATAGAGGCGAGTTCCGCGTCAAGGATTACGTGACGCTCTCACCTGACCATGGAATACCGGTTTCTTGAGTTTCCGTCATGCCGCCTCCCTTGGCAAAGAAATTCTTTGACTTGAATGAAAACCAGACGAAAGCATTGAGAGTTTCATGAAACTAACGCTTTGACGCTTGGCCGGCCATGGCTACTTGACACGGCCAAGCTGGAGACATGCTGTACCTGGCTGATACTGCCGCACAAGGGGCGACGGGCACCGGAAACGTGTGGTGAAACCTTTCGGCTCGCATCTACAAATACTGATGGTCAGGACCAGCTCCAGTGCATCGGATATGCTTGATCCGAGCTGCATGCGGGCGACCGTTTTCAGGGCCGTTGTAGTATCCGTAGGATCGGGTTTCACATGGATGTTTGGCCCCCACTGGTTCATCCATCCCTGCGAAGATCAGCATTCCAGCAAAGTTGTCTGTTCTTCAAGTTTTTCCTTGAATAAATGACAGAGGGATATAATCACCTCTCTAAGCTAAAATATACATCAATGGTAAACAGTTTAAATAGCTCAAGAATCTCTTATTGATGTTAAGGAGTGGACCAGAATGGTGGGAGCACCCGCACCTTTAGAGCACCCGCCAGGGCTGAAGTAACCTAGTGTTACAATAGACGCGAGAAATAAACTTGGCAGGGCGATTATCACTTCCTCAACCTATAAAGAAACATCCACCGCGCTTCAGGCTATGCAGGGGTTGACCTCTTCCAACTATGCGACAACCCACCATTGGCCACACCAATTCGGTCCCGAGCCTTCGGGCCCGAGAACCTGGGCGCTTATATCACCACACGAGACAACAAGAGGACATAAGTGTGCCTCTCCCACACCATGATTGGTTATGAGCCACTACAGGAACCAGATAGGGTTGTCAGAGTCGGGAGGATTTAAGAATAAAGCGCATTGACAACGCACTCACCTTTACTTCGCCTGATATTCCCAGCAACATAATTCACATGGCCCTTCATGCACAGAAGCCTGACGACGGTGACTCGGACGTCATCCCCATCTCTTACTTTGCCCCCAAAGACAAGATGCCGTCGCACTCTGACAGCGAAGGCCTTCAGGTCGACACGTCCAATGCCCCTGAGGTAGCACACCTCTACGGTCAGCACAAGCTGTACTACAATCCGCCGGAGTACcagcagccagagccagagtcaAGTCCACAGCAGAAACAGATTCATGTTCCTTTTGGCCTTGGAATATGGACCTTCGGCCTCCTCATTGGTGTCTTGGCTGCTGTCGTTGTTGGCGCGGGAGTTGGTGGAGGATGCGCTGCTGCGCTGGGAAATTGCTCTAGGTAAGCTCATGTTGCCCAGAACGTTCCAATGAACTCGTATTGATAGTTCTCCCAAGCAACAATACAGAATGCACCGAATGTTCCGAAGCTGCCCCACTCGAGACCATTTCATGCCCCTCCATCGAGCCCAACAACACGTCTTCGGAAAATACTACAGACCCCTACGTCCCGAGACGAGCATCAGCCGTGGAGAGACTGGAACTCAACTGCCCCACAGACTTCCGACAAAGAACAGTCTTCAAGTCTAACAAAGGCTATGAGTTCTCTTGGTACTGTGGTGTAAACGTACCTGCAGGTGACCCTGCCAAGGGAGGCGGCGTTATGGGAGATGTAGCACCTATAATCGCCTACACTCTCGAAGACTGTCTAAATGCCTGTGCCGCAATGATCGATAGGGATGAAAACAGGGGGACGGGAGTCAAGTGCAAGAGCGTCGTCTTCGATAGACGGATGGCTGAGATGGTAGGCAAACTAGGCGCAAactgcttcttgaagaacgGTACCAAGCCAGAAGGGGGCGAGTGGGGGTTTAATGACGACCTCATGGCTTATGCCGAAAGGAATGATTgaagggatggatggatgctggtTGTATAGACTTTGAGCGACATGGATTCCCCTGATACCCCTAGCAACACTTTGGCTTCTGTATTAAGCATACCTACACACTTTAGTTGATAGTAAACGAAGATTCGACTTCTATATATATCTTCTGCTCCAGTACCGATACTCTCTCTTGGTAATAGGGAAGAGCAACGAGTCTCACAACTCGCCCACACCGCTGCCTCCGGTTTAAGTCAAATGGCCAACATGTTATGATCCGAGGTTCCAACAGCAGTAGTATCCATCGAAACTAGCTGCCTCATTGGCTTGACCCAGGGAGCATCCCAATAGGGAATACAACCAACATACCATCAAGTCTGTTGGCTCTTCAACCACCTTAGTGAGCTTCCAGGGTCTCAATATCAGGCCTGAATACCTTTTATGGGTAGGATAATTACATAATATCGTCCTAAGCAACATTAACCGCGAAGCTATAAATGTTTGTGCACAGCTCAGCAAGACAAATCCTTGCTTCTTGTGTACTTTTCATCTTTCAACTTCCGCGCAGCACGAAGGAACCCTCCCACCATATCTTTACAGACGCCAGAAACTGGCAATGCCGAAACTCACTCTGATGCTCGAGAGGCTTGGCAAGGTCCCATGCTGGCCTCCAGACCAGCCAACGCCGACCCACCATTGGGGCTTCACCATTTACCGCACGTATTATGGCCCTTCCAGTGGCGATAACTGGGACAAGTTGCTCACGACTACCAAGAGGGAAGCAATGGAAGCGCTCatgaaagaggaggaagatgaggttggcgagaagctcaagcccaCTTTCCGCCTGGATCCCCGTTCCGACCGAGCCTTATTAAGCGACGTAGATCAAAGTAGACTCATACAAATATATAACGACCACATTGGCAGGCCGCCCATGCCTACAGGCGGCCTCGTTTTTCTCTACGCCGATGAAGAGGTGCTCAGTCAGGTCAGCCAGGTCATCTTCACTCTCAAAGCAGTCGACGCGGAAGAAGAGCCGAGAGAGGATATCCCTCCACAGGAAGGCGACGAAGACTTCGGCAAGCCCAGGTACTGGGGCTAGATGAAAATAGAGACACGGCAGATAATGGAGCTTTGGGCCGGATTGGGGTGGAGTCATACTGAGTGTGTTATGATGTGGACGGAAAATCAGGCGGATCTCGACGAGCAAGTTTGGGACGGATGGGATGCGGATTAAGTGCCTGTGTGAATATGCCACTGAACGAACGGATTTTCCTCATAAACACACAATTCAAGGTCAGTTGGCCGATATTAATTGCTGCAAATTCATTCATATCACTACTCAAGGTATATGGGAGGAAAGCATGTGCTAGAGCTATTGCTACCTGAGCTTTGTAAGAGAGATATTGTTGCCCCCGAAGGAGACTCGGGGACCATGAGGGAACACTTTGATGACAAGGGTCAGACAATATTAGAGAATGTTGAATTAAAGTTCAAGTAGAAGCCCGAAAGTTCCTAGCATGCATAACTACGTATTCTTGAAATGTCCGAGAGAAGCAGCCTCCCTTTAGGCATCTCGGCAACTGCTTGGGTATGACAGCTCCTTAGGGTGACGGCCactctcctccagctcgggCCACCAGGACACCTGCTTAAACCTAGCATACCACTtcctcaacaaccccaagcGCTCATCCTCAAACACATCAAGGGAATAACTCAGTTCCATGTATCTCGCACCACCTGCAAGTGCAGCATCCACCAACCCAGGATGATCAAGCCCAGGTGTCAGCCATCCGCCCATCTCCAAACTCTCGGCTGCCCACTCTTGAGCCTTGAGAAGAGCTCGGACATGGTTCTCCTTTGCATGACGAGCCAATGCAAGGCTGCGATCTTCATCCCTAATACCGGACCAGCTCGTCGTGACAGCCGCTGCGTTCTTGATGTAGTAGTTGGAGTCCGTGATCGACTGCAGAATGGTGGAGTGGATGTCGTTCATGAGGGCTCTCTCGAGGGGCGTGGGGCTGATCATGGGGGTTTTCTCGGGGTAGAGTTCCTCCAAGAGTAAACGGATAGAGGAACTCTCGTGAACCCAGCGTGGTTCATTCTTTCCAGTCGCATCGGTAATTCTTAAGCAAGGGCTGCTCTTACCAGAAGGCTTCGGGTCGCTTGGATCGACATCCACAACAGCAGAACCGTTGAAACGAAGAATCTTGATTTCGAGTCTGAGTCGTTGGTTTTACCTTCGTAGAGTTGAGAAGGGGAGTCGACAAGGCCTTTTAGGAGGAGAAAGTAGACAATCTGCTTTGGGAAGAACCCCTCTAGCCACAGGAAGAGGGTGAGTTTAGAGTCGGCGGTAATGGACGACATGATGCTGAAACTTAATTTCTCTTTGGGTGCGTGATGTAAATTGAAGTTACTTGTTTATTGGGATCATCTTTATACTTGCGGCTGGAGAGGCTTATAAATGTCTGCGATGGTTGAAATGTCGCCGGAAGGATTGGACCCAGATCGATTCACGCCGAAAAGTTTCCGAGCCAACGTTGACAACGCAGTCAGTCAGGGGAAAAACTCCTTCGACCATCAAGGTGGCTTTAATCGTTTAAGAGAGTTGGACGTGGCGACACACATATAAAATGTTACTATCAGGAGATCTAGAGTGTCCCATCCGCTATGAAGCTGGAACTTTGGAGGAGACCAATTGAGGTCAATTCTGACATGAATTTGGTGATCAACTATTTAGACAGCTCAACTCGATCTGTCCAGCTTGTTGGTCTCCCAAAGTATACCGTAGCTTTCCTTTCTGCAAGGTCCATGACAATATTAAACAAAGTCTGCGACTCTGACTCGCCAACCTGACAGCGATTGATAGAACCTGGAAATCCTTTCTCGTCTTTGAACAGTTCGAATAATGAAGAAGATGTAATCGTCTCCGAGGCTGCCTTTTCTATGACGAGTTGAGAAAGACGCTTGACGCGAGCGAACGAATCCAAGTACGGTGGACGCTCGTCTACCCCTGGGTGATCGAGCATTAGATGGTTCGCGTGAACGATGGTCCCATCCTGGTCCAGTTCGATCTCCTTGATCCCCACACTCGTGCATTCGAGTCCTATCGCTTCCTTTGGATCTGACACCAAGATATGGCCACTTCCAGCCGTCCCAGTTTCTTGCAGCTTCTGCGCCGCCTCACGCGCAGAGTTTGACTCCAGGGCCGCCCTCAGTGAGAGGTGGATTGGTAGTTTCGTGGTGTCGAGGCCACGAGCTCGGATAGCGTTGAGAGAAACTCCAACCCCAGACGAGTTGAATCCGATCTTGCCTATAACACCCCCTTCCGTGACGAATGACATATCTGGTAGATCTGTGCCTGGCTGGGTAATATGACAGATAAAAAGGTTGGGCGTTTGTTGGACCCGCCAGTCCCAGTTCTGTGCCAGGAGCATGTTACCATTCTTCTGGCGGTATGCCAAGCTGGTGCAGCCGTCGGTCTGAACAGGGACACTGGGGCTGTCTGTGAATAGACCAAAGGTGATTTCAGTTCGGACATTGAGTGCGACAATATCGATAAACTCGACTCCTGCGCCATCGGCGACGCCGCGTATTTCTTCGACATAGCGGGGGCATAGTTTCTGTAGTGGCTCGACGTACTTTTGTGCCTCGATTCGAACAGCAGGCCAGTCCATATCACAGGTGGTTTGGAAAAGCCACTTGTAAAAGTCCAGGGATCCCGCTACTTTATCGTTTGCGGCGGTGCCATGTTGATGGCCGATCTACAAATCCCCGGTTATCATCCGGGCTATGTTGAGGCTCTTTCCTGGATACCTACCTCATAGGGCGTACCAGAGCAGTTAACTTgcagcatcgtcgtcatTTTTGAGTTACAAAAATGGTCGTCTCAGAACTGGATGAAAATGAAAATGAACTCGGCTCGCGAGGGGACTTATACCCGACTACAGGCGCGGGGTTAGACAAACAATAGCCCCGATTCCAATTGTAGATCAACGCGCTATTACTCATAATTGGTCCATTGCCTGTTATCGCATCCTCCATAGCTGGAGTGATGCTGAAATGACCTAGCTGCCCTCTCTTAAACCCCGTCGGCCTCCAACTCTGGAGGCCGAGCCCGAGATTTGGAACTAGCGCACCTCGGCCTTCACATTTCTGCAATAGCAGGAACAATTGTCGACTCAAGCTGGGCAGGTGTCTACTAGAATTGATAAAATAGAACTCAAGGATGGGACCGTGTCGGCAATACACCAAGCCACATATGCTTTACTTACGCCTTAATGCGGGGAGTGTTCCGTCGTCGGCTTCAACATCAGTGATGTTTAAGGGGGATCGCACCAAGACATCTTCCCTTGAGACAAAGCGCAAAGCcacatcaaggccatcccGTCAAACGAAGATTCAACCTGCCAAAGCCCATGTCGTTTCTCCACTGCCGCAACAAAAGCCCATTCCGAAAATGCAGAGACATACCTGCAGCCCATATCTCTTCCCCCTTGGGACGGGCGGGTGAGAACCGGGTAGATCCGCCACTAGGAAGTAATCTGTAAAGCCAATCTTGCATTTGTCGATCGTGGAGGGGCTGCCGTCTTGATCAGCATCCATGTCTATGTCGGCGGTTCAGCTATGTCTCATCGATCCTGCGTCGATCACTCGTGGCCCCTTTGatcctcatcatgacgaGGCAAATGCAGGATTTCGTACACTCTTTCCCTATTATACACTACAAGGTGTTATTATTTTCAAGTTTTCTTTGCTGCAGTGCGTTAATGCGGTGCTCTTTCATACACCGATAGCTGTTGAGCCTCGTCGTGCATCCTGGTACCAATAGGATTGGGGTTTCCTGTGATCAACATGTTGTCTTCCCAAATGAATCACATAGACAACACAGTGTCCGTAGTCTCTTCTCTTTACCCAGagtctttaatattattCATCTTCTCAATTTACTATGGTAGCATCTGAGCCGACAAAGGGACATTCAAGTCATATGCGTACTATCAAAACAAGAGCAGTTCACAGAAGAGGACACGCACGCCCAGCAATATTGAGAAAGGAGAAGGCATCTGAGAAATCTAGTATGCAGGCAAGGATTTACGCAAAATTCCATCTGCCGACTGGTCCTCTTACAACGAGGAATCCCCGGGTGATGATCGTCCCGTCCCTGTCGGACAACAGACCGCCACAATCGGACCACCGCACAGATATGAAACAATGAGATAATGTGTCGTGGCAAGTCTTGGAATTCCAAATCGCAAATGCTGTTACTTGGGGTGTACACAACTGTTTGGTGCTGCCTTGGATATCAGTATGCCTTATTAAAGACGAATTGTCCCCATCGGCTGTACGATTAGGAAATGTGATTCTGTCCGTGTAGTTTACTCGGCTTCTCGAACCTACGACTACCTTTGAAGAATCAGGTTTGAGGGAAAAGTCCAAGCAGAATACGACGCAAGCTCTCCAAGCCTTGGAGCAACAACGTCGGTCGACGAAGACAAGAGCTCCAGACATGAACTCGACCCGGCGACACAATACCTCAGAGACCATCCAGAATGGGCGGATGATGACCACTTTGAAGCAAAAAAGGTTCGTCAGAAGATTGACTGGCGCATAATGCCGCTCATGGTCGTCACAAACACCATTGGCGCTGTCGATGTGAGTTACAAAGAACTGCATTTACCAAGGAGATTTGTTGATCAACCTACAGAAAATTATTGTCTCCAACGCCGCCCTATATGGAATTATTGAGGATACCCACCTCGTCGGACAACAGTACAACTGGGGTGAGTCGGCTTGGGCAATCCTCAATCCCCTAACTAACTAGACCATCTTACCAGTGGTTTCAATCTTTTACCTCGGATGGCTCGTCGCCGAGTATGCCGCCAACGCCATACTCCAAAAGTTCCCTGTCGGCAAGACTGTCGGGATTACCGTGTTCGGCTAAGAGGCCGTCGTAATGTGTCTCGGGGCAGCTCAGAACGCGGCCGGTCTCCTTGTGCTCAGATTTCTCCTGGGAGTCTTGGAGGCTCCTTCTTACCCGggcttcaccatcatcaatACCATGTGGTACAAGAAGGCTGAGCAGCCTCTTCGAATGATCGTAGCACTTGCGGGCTTCGCGAGTGTAATGCTCCCTCTTCTCTATGCTAGGCCATCCCTAACGAGTGCTAATTGATTGCGGGTGGTGTTTCATACGGAATTGGAAACTTGCATACAGCTATCGCCCCTTGGAAGCTCCTATTCTTGGTTATGGGAGTATTCCAGCTTCTCTGGGGTCTGGTGCTCTACATATGGCTACCAGATTCTCCACTGAAGGACAATTTCCTAGCTGGAAAGGACAAGTACATTGGTCTCGACACAGTCCGAGAAAACATGATTGGAATAGAAAACAAGGTGACTACGTGCCCAAAAGCACCTCGCGCCTCAACTAACCGCCGTTATTCCTAGAAACTAAAGTGGTATCAAGTCCGCAAAGCCTTTACCGATTACAAGACCTACCTGCTCGTCCTCTTTGTCCTCAGTATCCATGTACCAACGGGCGGCTTCGTCGCCTTTGGGGCACAAATCGTGTCTGATCTTGGCTTCAGCACGCTCGAGACCATGCTCCTCAGCATACCAACAGGCGCGACGCTGACCTTGTCGAGTTTCATGGTGGCAGTTCCCCAGCTGTGgttcaagaacaagagatGTTGTTTCGAGTGCTAACTAGCTTCTAGATCTGCCTAGCGAGAACAAGGTCGGCCGACTGCTGGCGTACTACTTCTTTTACTTCTTCTGGGGCCCATACGCGACTGGTAGATATTATCGCAATCAAGCGCGCTTGCATGTTGACTATCTTCATAGCCATCTCCCTCAAGGGCAACGTATCCGGGCACACCAAAAAGCTGGCAGTCAATGCCGGCATTTTCGCTGCATACTGCGCTGCAAATATGATAGGCCTCTAAGTCTTTTTCATCCACGAAGCACCCAATTACCCAACAGGGTACAATACTTTGTTGGGATTCGAGGTTGCGGCCATCTGCTGCATCACAGCATATACAG
This Fusarium keratoplasticum isolate Fu6.1 chromosome 6, whole genome shotgun sequence DNA region includes the following protein-coding sequences:
- a CDS encoding C2H2-type domain-containing protein — protein: MPLTTTSTLSCSTCQVSFETVQEQRQHAKSELHIENLRRKVADLGINTLPSSDTYQAPSSNHRSQSPNDKSSESDSGSDREVNQDEMPEFVPENCIFCSHQASDIDDNLAHMKTTHSLTIPFQDNLVVEPATLIWYLHFVIFGYHECILCGTRRRTVEGVQQHMLDKGHCRFEMSDEMMEFYDVEGLNSHSTQDLVRPDEDSIRLPSGKILSHRSQTASSSRPRITNQSTSTDQEPAAIPGAPPTDALTNRGRKETAMATQLSRLSVKDQQSLIHLSAPQQRSLLAQRKKELETARRSERRMRIRMDRHSNKATVEHGRPWQSYLSI